GTTTTGTTTAAACCATTTACCATTCGCAAATTCAAAAAAATCGGTAGCGGGCGAAATAAGTGTATCAATGTGATCTGTTAGCGGATCTTTTTGTTGCGCACTTGATTTACTTTCGGAGCCGGAATTAGAACAGGAAGTTAGCATTAGTGAAAAGCCTGCGCAAATCAAGCAATTCCATAAAATATTTTTCATACGGATTTTTTTTTGAAACGTAAATTTAGCTTTTAATTCAAATGTAGAAGTACTTCTACATTAATTCAGCAAGTAAAAACCTAAATATTACACTTTTAACCGTAATTTTTTTATCCTTGTTCACAAATCTAATTCCGTTATGCTATTTCGTGCGCTCTTAATTATCCTTGTATTGCATATTTCTAGCCTTACAAGTTTTGCAAAAGTTACTTTTTGTAAAGGATATTATATTACTTTAAACGGTGATTCTGTTTCTTGCACTTTCACCATTCCCACCGACAGAAGTATTAATATTCCGATCTATCTTGAACTTCAAAAAAGTGTTATTGCTATAGTTGAATCCACTCAAAAAAAGCAACGCTTTAAGCCGAAACAACTAAAAAAATACGCTTTTACTTTTGATACCCTGAATCTTGAATTTGAGAGCATACCCTTTGGAAAGAAAAATGCGAAAATATTTGTAAAAAAAAGCGTTTCAGGTTACCTCAGCATTTATGAATATTATTCAGAAAACGAGGTCCGCCCACAGAATTTTGGTTCAGGAATGGTTTTCGCACCTTATAACAGAAGCTATGTTGGTGGTCCCACTTACGCGCATATTGGCATTTATCAAAATTTTTTGATGCAAAAGCGAGGAGCGCTGATGGTGTTTATTGATGGGTTAAATTTTAAAGCAGAAATGTCGAACTACTTTACGGATGCTCCTGAAATTGCGGCCAAAATTAAAGAAGGACAGTATACTAAAAAGTTGATTAAGAAAATTGGAGAGGATTACAATTTAAAGTATTCCAAGTAAGCTGCATTAAAATTTACAAGCTATTAAAAAGTTGGAGGTAATGATTTTTATTTGCTTCCACTGAGTACTTTTCAACTACACTTTTTCGACCTTGTAATCCAATACCAGAGCGAAGTTCAGGAGATTCAATGAGTCGGCTTAATTTTGCTACCCATTCGTTATCGTCCTGTGCAAGAAAACCATTTTCACCATCCTTAATAATCTCTGAATTTACGCCAACCGGACTCATTATGGTGGGGATTCCAAGCGACATATATTGTAAGCCTTTTAAACCGCATTTTCCACTTGCCCACTCATCATCCGGCAAAGGCATAATACCAATATCAATTTCGGCTAAGTCATTTATTTCACTCGCCTTCTTCCAAGGAAGACCAGCAATATTAAGCTCTTTATGCTTAAAGCTTCCGTCGCCAATTACTTTAAAGTAAATTTTATCCCCATACTTTTTCTTCAATAACAACAAAGCACCCACCACATATTGAAAATGTTGTATGGTGGTTACACTCCCACTCCATCCAATGCAAACGGTGTCTTTGGGCTTTTGATTTTCTTTTACAAAATAATATTCGGCGGTATCGATGGTGGTTGGTATGATAGTAACATTTTTATTAAAACGGAGAGCGTAGTCGGCTAAGTATTGATTCCCGGCGACCACGCAATTAGCCATTTGAATGATGTGCGAGGTTTTAGATGGATTTTTTAAAAAGGACCAAAGTTTATTTTTGTCCGATACATTCTGAAGCCAGATGCTATCGTCAAAATCAAAAATGAGTTTGCATTTGTTGCGAAAAAGTTTTTCGAAATAGGCGCTGCCTAGCATAAAACATTCGCGTTGCACAAAAACTATCGTATCCTTTTTTGTAGAGCGATATTTTGAGTACAGTTTAAAAACACTTGTAATCAAAATTTTAATTTTACCCAAGGCATTGTGCGAATAAAATAGCTTATCGTCTCGCTCATTGAGTAAATAAAAATGTTCCACTAAAAAACCATTCGCTTGAAGAAATTCCAAGTATTGTTCAAATCGAAAACGCTGACTGGGAGAGCGATCGGGGCGATGGAGGGTAAGGAATAAAATACTTTTCACAACGCTCAATTTAATCCTCTAACCAAACTGCTGGGAGCTTTTCATAAATCTCAATCTCCTTAAATTTAGGAGTTGTTTTTACTCCCATTACTTTTACCCAATCGGCCATTTTTTTTAACCCTGCTTTTAAATCGGTAAAAGAATCGTCACTTATTCCGAAAACTTGCTTCACTTTTGAGTGATCAGAATAAGCATGCAACACTTCATTACGAGCAGGTAAATAGCGCAATTCAGAAGTTATTCCCATCACTTCCATAACAGAAATGGCAAGTTCCTTAACGGTATATTCAATATCGCCACCTACATTAAATACCTGATTGTAGGCCTCCTTTACATTTACAGATTTGGCAATGTAGGGCGCCACATCCCCAATATAACTAAATGCCCGAGTTTGTCCACCATCTCCAAATACGCTCAGTGATTTACCTTGCATCAATTGATTCATAAAGATACCAACTACATTGCGGTAGCGGTCGCCAATGTTTTGAAACTCCCCATATACATTGTGTGGTCTGAAAATCACGTAATTTAAACCGAACATTTCATGCGTAGTTTTCAAATCCAATTCAACCGCAAATTTTGCCACACCATAGGGATCTTCCGGCATGGGAACAGCACTTTCACGTAAAGGTAACTCTCCTGCGCCATAAACTGCAATGGACGAGGTGAACACAAAACATTTTATTTTATGAATCACCGAAAGGTTAATGAGGTTAATACTTCCAATTAAATTATTGTTATAATTGAACCGCTTTATAAAATGACTCAATCCTTCGGCAGCGTATGCAGCCAGGTGATATACATAATCAAACTTTTGAGTTTCAAAAGCTTGGCTAAAAATTCATGGTCATAAATGCTACCTTGAATAAATGTGGCTTTAGGATTTACATATTCGGCATAGCCTCCGCTTAAATCGTCTACTACAATAACATCGTGTCCCAACTTTAGTAGTTCATTCACCACATTGGCACCAATAAATCCTGCTCCTCCCGTAACTAAACTCTTCATACTAAACTGAATTATAATTTTTGCGAATATAAATAAAAATCGAGGCTTTAAACAGGATACAGGTTGAATAGTATTGACCTATTTTAAAAGTGAGTCATAAATACCCACATATGCTTTTACCGCTTTTTGCAAACTATAAATGGCAAAACTCTTTTCGCGGATGCTTAAAGGTGTTGCTGAAATCCCTGGTTGCATGGAAGTAACTGCATCCATATAAACTGTTTGGGAAAAGGAATCCAAACAAATTCCACCATTCACTTGTTCAATAATTTCTTGCACATCTCCTACTTTTCCATTTACAATTAGCGGTATTCCCATGGCAAGTAATTCGCCCATTTTTGTAGGCGAGCTGGCTGTTTTAGAATAACTGGGCTTAATAAAAGAAATTCCCCAATCGGCTGCAGCTAATTTTTCGGGTACTTGCTTACGATTTGCAAACTCAATATAAACATCTGATGCATCAATCCCCTTTTCTTTCGCTTTTGCGAGCAAATTTTCAGTGTTTTCGCCGGTAATGAAATAAAATTTTGCTTCCGGTATTTTTGATTTCAAGGCAACAAAAAAATCAAGCATCTCATCTAATAAATACCAGGTTCCAATTGAACCAAGGTAAACAAGCACAAAATCTGAAGTTGCAAAACCGGCGTGCTTTCTAGAAATGCTTCGCATCTCGGCTGTAGCCGGAGCAAACAAATCAAAATCAGCACTACAAGGAATCACATGAATTTTTTCTTTTTGTGCAGGTCTAATATTCCATTGCTGAATTTCACGTTTTCCGGCATGCGTAAGGCTTACAATTGCAGCAGCTTGATTTACAAATGCAAGCTCTTTCTTCTTAAAAAAAGAATAGATGACTTTAAAAATAGGGTTTTTGAGACTCCAAATGTTACCTTCAATACGCTCATCTGCCCAAAAGCCACGCATATCAAACACAAAAGGGATGGAGTGCTTTTTACTAAATTCCACCCCAATCAATGAAGTTATGTAACTGCGGCAATGCACCAATTTAAATTGCTTTTGAGCATGCAGTGTATCTACCTTTCGCTTCATTTTATAAATGTCCATCAAAGTAGAAATAACCGGTGGTCGCTTGGTATAAAATAAAGGGTGCCAGTCGATGTTATGGGTTTTTAACAGCTTAGAAATGAGTCCCTCATTCTTTGAAAAAGCCTCCCTTTTCTCGCAACTAATAAGGGTTATAGCATATCCATTTTGCGCCAAACCAATTAAATAAGGAATAACCTGAGATTGACCCAAAGTATCAGTCATCCCGTCGTAGGA
This portion of the Bacteroidota bacterium genome encodes:
- a CDS encoding glycosyltransferase family 4 protein codes for the protein MKSILFLTLHRPDRSPSQRFRFEQYLEFLQANGFLVEHFYLLNERDDKLFYSHNALGKIKILITSVFKLYSKYRSTKKDTIVFVQRECFMLGSAYFEKLFRNKCKLIFDFDDSIWLQNVSDKNKLWSFLKNPSKTSHIIQMANCVVAGNQYLADYALRFNKNVTIIPTTIDTAEYYFVKENQKPKDTVCIGWSGSVTTIQHFQYVVGALLLLKKKYGDKIYFKVIGDGSFKHKELNIAGLPWKKASEINDLAEIDIGIMPLPDDEWASGKCGLKGLQYMSLGIPTIMSPVGVNSEIIKDGENGFLAQDDNEWVAKLSRLIESPELRSGIGLQGRKSVVEKYSVEANKNHYLQLFNSL
- a CDS encoding glycosyltransferase; protein product: MNSLYISYDGMTDTLGQSQVIPYLIGLAQNGYAITLISCEKREAFSKNEGLISKLLKTHNIDWHPLFYTKRPPVISTLMDIYKMKRKVDTLHAQKQFKLVHCRSYITSLIGVEFSKKHSIPFVFDMRGFWADERIEGNIWSLKNPIFKVIYSFFKKKELAFVNQAAAIVSLTHAGKREIQQWNIRPAQKEKIHVIPCSADFDLFAPATAEMRSISRKHAGFATSDFVLVYLGSIGTWYLLDEMLDFFVALKSKIPEAKFYFITGENTENLLAKAKEKGIDASDVYIEFANRKQVPEKLAAADWGISFIKPSYSKTASSPTKMGELLAMGIPLIVNGKVGDVQEIIEQVNGGICLDSFSQTVYMDAVTSMQPGISATPLSIREKSFAIYSLQKAVKAYVGIYDSLLK